Proteins found in one Piscirickettsia litoralis genomic segment:
- a CDS encoding MBL fold metallo-hydrolase, with amino-acid sequence MKKLLFIFAFMFVISCQNVISAKLPDDGNLHIYFCGTGVPNPSNQWLRHPACLAISYEKKLFLIDTGAGSSLRLGEIGLPVGKISRVFLTHLHSDHFAGLGSIINESWAFGRKSELNVYGPYGLNQVLNGIKDSYQPDTWFRSINQQGLLNPNLSHATGNIIDIGTEKSKLVWSDKTLSITAYPVHHEPVFPAFGYMLKYKSCKIFVTGDTHVFEAEQEMFNNADVVISEAMSRPLQEERLKKSKKISESQYEHWKRDDHYHSDTIDLAKLAEKAKVKHLYLTHLIPSISESEADKAKFTAGMKNYYSGILNVADDMDEIIIKSNGSGSCEVKNIKVNKVKG; translated from the coding sequence ATGAAGAAACTGCTATTTATATTCGCATTCATGTTTGTTATCTCTTGTCAAAATGTAATTTCAGCAAAATTACCAGACGATGGTAATTTGCATATTTATTTTTGTGGTACAGGAGTCCCAAATCCAAGTAACCAATGGTTAAGACATCCTGCTTGTTTAGCCATTAGCTATGAAAAAAAGCTTTTTTTAATTGATACAGGTGCAGGTTCTTCGTTGCGACTTGGTGAGATTGGTTTACCTGTGGGTAAGATATCCCGGGTTTTCTTAACACATTTGCACTCAGACCACTTTGCGGGTTTAGGTTCAATTATTAATGAATCTTGGGCGTTTGGAAGAAAATCAGAGCTTAATGTCTATGGGCCTTACGGTTTAAATCAAGTTCTCAACGGAATTAAGGATAGCTACCAACCAGATACTTGGTTTCGATCGATAAATCAGCAGGGTTTGTTAAACCCTAATTTATCTCATGCTACTGGGAATATTATTGATATCGGAACTGAAAAAAGTAAACTAGTCTGGAGTGATAAGACTCTTAGTATTACCGCTTATCCCGTGCATCATGAGCCTGTTTTTCCTGCATTTGGTTATATGTTAAAGTATAAGAGTTGTAAAATATTCGTGACAGGTGATACACATGTATTTGAAGCTGAACAAGAAATGTTTAATAATGCAGATGTTGTTATTAGTGAAGCCATGAGTAGACCTCTACAAGAAGAAAGATTGAAAAAGTCTAAAAAAATAAGTGAAAGTCAATATGAACATTGGAAACGAGATGATCATTATCACTCAGATACCATTGATTTAGCCAAACTTGCAGAAAAAGCAAAAGTTAAACATCTCTATCTAACACACCTAATTCCTTCAATTAGTGAGTCTGAGGCAGATAAGGCTAAGTTTACAGCGGGGATGAAAAATTACTATTCTGGTATACTTAACGTTGCTGATGACATGGATGAAATTATAATAAAATCAAATGGTAGTGGTTCTTGTGAAGTAAAAAATATTAAGGTGAATAAAGTTAAGGGTTGA